A window of Anopheles funestus unplaced genomic scaffold, idAnoFuneDA-416_04 scaffold_94_ctg1, whole genome shotgun sequence contains these coding sequences:
- the LOC125774345 gene encoding uncharacterized protein LOC125774345: MPPDSKVKKLTKVYKDRRSWIEEFVEFITNYKESEHRAELASQLKALEEAKGAFEEAREKLLLEDEDADEAQMRIERKDFFKGYHKVKGFIMDLQRGDESAHPIANSTMANTTCASVKLRLPKLELPSFDGNITQWVTYKDRFMSLVHDVSELPEVAKLQYLLASLKGEAALQFEHVPLEEKSYAPTWETLLQRYDDNKLLRREYFKALVQLEPMNGATSTELTRIVNEARRLVQGMKRLEEPIKHWNTPLTTLIKENANVQTIVWNWCDIGHGNQFSVYENQITGV; this comes from the exons ATGCCGCCAGACAGTAAAGTGAAAAAACTTACGAAAGTATATAAAGACCGTCGGTCTTGGATCGAAGAATTTGTGGAGtttattacaaattataaAGAATCAGAGCATCGAGCTGAATTAGCGAGTCAACtgaaagcattagaagaagCAAAGGGGGCTTTCGAGGAGGCCAGAGAAAAGTTGCTGTTGGAAGATGAGGATGCGGATGAGGCACAAATGCGGATCGAAAGAAAGGACTTTTTTAAAGGTTATCATAAAGTGAAAGGTTTCATTATGGACTTACAACGAGGAGACGAAAGTGCCCATCCGATTGCCAACAGTACGATGGCAAATACGACATGCGCGAGTGTTAAGTTGCGTTTACCAAAACTGGAACTGCCATCATTTGATGGGAACATTACACAGTGGGTGACGTATAAGGACCGGTTTATGTCGTTGGTGCATGATGTGTCGGAGCTACCGGAAGTGGCCAAACTTCAGTACCTGTTGGCTTCATTGAAGGGAGAAGCTGCATTGCAGTTTGAGCACGTGCCACTGGAAGAGAAGAGCTATGCTCCAACGTGGGAGACCTTATTGCAGCGATACGATGACAACAAATTACTTCGAAGGGAGTACTTCAAAGCCTTGGTGCAATTGGAGCCGATGAATGGTGCAACGTCAACAGAACTGACCAGAATTGTCAACGAAGCCAGACGACTGGTTCAAGGAATGAAGCGGCTTGAAGAACCGATTAAGCACTGGAACACACCACTTACGACATTG ATTAAAGAGAATGCGAATGTCCAAACCATTGTCTGGAATTGGTGCGATATCGGTCACGGCAACCAGTTTAGTGTCTACGAGAATCAGATCACGGGTGTCTAA